A DNA window from Aestuariispira ectoiniformans contains the following coding sequences:
- the tssH gene encoding type VI secretion system ATPase TssH, which yields MLKVSKERILEKLNSYTREALKSASEAAIEQSHFEVTVSHYLLALIAQPGGDWGKILSALGVSADRLEAKVKKSLQQARRGAQDLPEFATLLIELLQDALMLTNAELGEEYIRSGAVFAAIAQNPDRYCHFYVFAEFEGLDAKAFLAGFTELTRGSMEGTVDAGVATKGAQPASETALEKFGRNITAEARDGRIDPVFCRDMEIAQMTDVLCRRRKNNPILVGDPGVGKTALAEGLAIKIVEGDVPKALQGAALWELDMGALQAGASVKGEFERRLKAVLDEVLSAPEKIVLFIDEAHTLIGGGGQAGGSDAANLLKPALARGQLRAIAATTWSEYKKYFEKDAALTRRFQLIKLDEPTVEQCVTILRGLRPSYEQTHNVYVTDAALKAAAGLSARYLTGRQLPDKAFDVLDTACVRVAAGQSAQPRQLDWLNKRVAILERELADQQRDSRMAADGADTEPGKIADEIACLRSEAAQLKERWESEKKMVGEVIDLRARIAESDDDQEEARGEIMDILSTLRNSRQDETALIDYEVGSETVADVIADWTGIPASDMNGDEAEKLMSLGDGLRAVIKGQDQALGVIHDRLKAARLDLVKGATPRGVFLLVGPSGVGKTETAEQVATHLFGGRQFLTVINMSEYQEKHTVSRLIGSPPGYVGYGEGGILTEAIRKMPYSVVLLDEVEKAHPDVMNLFYQGFDKGLLSDGEGREIDCRNVVFFMTSNLGSDAIMQNRETVDSASLDALEKALRPHLQEHFKPALLARMRILCFKPLTSETIREIIGLKLQLLAERLHDVRGLDLTWDQQAIDLIEQLCTHSENGARMVEQVIDRWILPQIAEEALERISTRTLLESLELSAVEGGFVMTFLPAQQDSTEAEEDGNAAALEVKSA from the coding sequence ATGCTGAAAGTATCCAAGGAACGTATCCTCGAAAAGCTCAACTCCTATACGCGGGAGGCCTTGAAAAGTGCCAGCGAGGCAGCGATTGAACAAAGCCATTTTGAGGTGACCGTCAGTCACTATCTGCTTGCTTTGATCGCACAGCCGGGCGGGGACTGGGGAAAGATTTTGTCTGCCCTCGGTGTATCCGCAGATCGCCTGGAAGCAAAGGTGAAGAAATCCCTGCAGCAGGCCCGGCGCGGCGCACAGGATTTGCCTGAATTCGCAACCCTTCTGATCGAGCTTCTGCAGGATGCTCTGATGCTTACCAATGCGGAACTGGGAGAGGAATATATCCGCAGTGGTGCCGTGTTTGCCGCGATTGCGCAAAACCCGGACCGCTACTGCCATTTCTATGTCTTCGCTGAATTCGAAGGACTTGATGCCAAAGCGTTTCTGGCCGGATTTACGGAATTGACGCGTGGAAGCATGGAAGGGACCGTAGATGCTGGCGTTGCAACGAAAGGGGCTCAGCCAGCATCCGAAACGGCACTGGAGAAATTCGGGCGCAACATCACGGCAGAAGCCAGGGACGGTCGGATTGATCCGGTGTTCTGCCGGGATATGGAAATTGCCCAGATGACGGACGTATTGTGTCGCCGCCGCAAGAATAATCCGATTTTGGTTGGCGATCCCGGGGTCGGGAAAACGGCCCTGGCGGAGGGGCTGGCAATCAAGATCGTCGAGGGTGATGTGCCGAAGGCCCTGCAGGGGGCGGCCTTGTGGGAATTGGATATGGGGGCACTGCAGGCGGGTGCTTCCGTCAAAGGCGAATTCGAACGGCGGTTGAAGGCAGTTTTGGATGAGGTCTTGAGCGCCCCGGAGAAAATTGTCCTGTTCATTGACGAAGCCCATACGTTGATTGGCGGTGGCGGGCAGGCCGGTGGATCGGATGCTGCAAATCTGTTGAAACCGGCTTTGGCGCGCGGACAGTTGCGGGCAATTGCTGCAACAACCTGGTCTGAATACAAAAAATACTTTGAAAAGGATGCTGCTCTGACGCGGCGCTTCCAGTTGATCAAGCTGGACGAACCAACCGTCGAACAATGCGTAACGATCCTGCGTGGCCTGCGGCCAAGTTATGAACAGACCCACAATGTTTATGTAACTGATGCCGCATTGAAAGCCGCAGCCGGTTTGTCGGCGCGATACCTCACCGGGCGACAGTTGCCGGATAAGGCTTTCGATGTGTTGGACACTGCTTGTGTACGGGTGGCGGCGGGGCAGTCCGCCCAACCGCGGCAACTGGACTGGCTGAATAAACGCGTTGCCATTTTGGAGAGAGAGCTGGCGGACCAGCAGAGGGACAGCCGCATGGCGGCAGATGGGGCTGACACGGAACCGGGTAAAATAGCGGACGAAATTGCCTGCCTCCGCTCTGAGGCGGCGCAGTTGAAAGAGCGGTGGGAAAGCGAAAAGAAGATGGTTGGTGAGGTGATCGACCTGCGCGCCCGGATTGCCGAAAGTGACGATGATCAGGAGGAGGCACGTGGAGAAATTATGGATATTCTCTCCACACTTCGAAACAGCCGGCAAGACGAGACAGCCTTGATCGATTATGAAGTCGGCTCGGAAACCGTGGCCGATGTCATTGCTGATTGGACCGGCATTCCGGCATCGGACATGAATGGCGATGAAGCCGAAAAGCTTATGTCGTTGGGCGATGGTCTGCGCGCCGTCATCAAGGGGCAGGACCAGGCACTTGGCGTTATCCACGACCGCCTGAAAGCCGCCCGGCTTGACCTGGTAAAAGGGGCGACACCCCGTGGTGTTTTTCTGCTGGTCGGGCCGTCAGGCGTGGGCAAGACAGAAACTGCAGAGCAGGTGGCGACGCATCTGTTCGGCGGCCGTCAGTTCCTGACGGTTATCAACATGTCGGAATATCAGGAAAAGCATACGGTATCCCGTCTCATCGGCTCGCCGCCGGGCTATGTGGGTTACGGTGAAGGCGGTATCCTGACGGAAGCCATTCGCAAGATGCCTTATTCCGTGGTTTTGCTGGATGAGGTGGAAAAAGCGCATCCTGATGTTATGAACCTCTTTTATCAGGGGTTCGACAAGGGGCTTCTCAGCGATGGCGAGGGGCGGGAGATCGACTGTCGGAATGTCGTATTCTTTATGACATCGAACCTTGGCTCCGACGCCATCATGCAAAATCGCGAAACAGTCGACAGTGCGTCTTTGGATGCATTGGAAAAGGCACTGCGTCCGCATCTGCAGGAGCATTTCAAACCGGCCCTGTTGGCGCGGATGCGGATCCTGTGCTTCAAGCCGCTGACCAGCGAAACCATCCGGGAAATTATCGGGCTGAAGCTACAGCTTCTGGCGGAACGCCTTCACGATGTACGCGGTCTCGACCTTACCTGGGATCAGCAGGCCATCGACTTGATAGAGCAACTGTGCACCCATTCGGAGAATGGTGCGCGCATGGTTGAACAGGTCATTGATCGCTGGATATTACCGCAAATTGCGGAAGAGGCATTGGAGCGGATATCGACAAGAACGCTGCTTGAATCGCTGGAACTCAGCGCGGTGGAGGGGGGCTTTGTCATGACATTCCTTCCCGCCCAGCAAGATAGCACGGAGGCGGAGGAAGACGGTAACGCTGCTGCCCTGGAGGTGAAAAGCGCATGA
- a CDS encoding sigma-54-dependent transcriptional regulator encodes MRMLEGMNIRDHFVLLCSLVNQTRLDGVMVQSCELVADVACSNVALLYLLDATAQNFVLSAGFAQGFSTWAPPKLVHPIDPVAGGACPLAQAVMTGDPVCLDSGFNGYDISQVAKALDVISVPSCLAVIPLRRTNNSVLGAMAVLSERAIGPWLNRGEARLVVKSVAAAIETRQVVARQETDRVSLEKSLLRVEQDRSALRRNVSASLTRRLIGRSKPMQALRERVAQMAGQNGAVMIEGGDGSGKEKVARAIHEQSRFSNGPFVFADCASLTEDVFAPELFGYKRGAIKGVASARQGLLRKAAGGTLYLDGLERLGDTAQAMLFRLADTGFYRPLGSERDRQISARIIASASPDLARAVQDNEFLPALYYLLRQNVAKVPPLAECREDIADIVQSVLALLHQEEKKTITVEPALYAYLTGRAFPGDRRELEGLTRLAASTVENGGVLTASHFRSVETGTTRDAEHCETMPLPEALAWFEQDMISRSLAQAHGNRAMAAELLGVPKRTLADKCKKYGL; translated from the coding sequence ATGAGAATGCTTGAGGGCATGAACATACGCGATCACTTCGTTCTGCTCTGTAGTCTTGTGAATCAGACAAGGCTTGACGGCGTAATGGTGCAAAGCTGTGAACTCGTGGCGGATGTTGCCTGTTCGAACGTTGCTTTGCTCTATTTGCTGGACGCCACGGCACAGAATTTTGTGTTGTCGGCGGGATTTGCCCAAGGATTTTCGACCTGGGCACCGCCCAAGCTGGTTCATCCCATAGACCCGGTGGCAGGTGGAGCCTGCCCCCTGGCACAGGCTGTGATGACAGGTGATCCTGTGTGCCTGGATAGCGGGTTCAATGGCTATGATATCTCGCAGGTTGCCAAGGCGCTGGATGTGATCTCTGTGCCATCCTGCTTGGCGGTTATTCCTTTGAGGCGTACAAATAACAGCGTTTTGGGGGCTATGGCGGTCTTAAGTGAGAGGGCTATCGGCCCTTGGCTGAACCGTGGTGAAGCGCGTCTTGTCGTTAAATCGGTGGCCGCCGCCATAGAAACCCGGCAGGTCGTTGCCCGGCAGGAAACGGACCGCGTTTCCCTGGAAAAATCGCTTTTGCGTGTGGAACAGGACCGGTCCGCCTTGCGCCGCAATGTTTCGGCCAGCCTGACGCGGCGGTTGATTGGCCGGTCAAAACCGATGCAGGCCTTGCGCGAACGGGTTGCTCAAATGGCAGGCCAGAACGGTGCTGTCATGATTGAAGGCGGCGACGGAAGTGGCAAAGAGAAAGTCGCACGAGCGATCCACGAGCAATCCCGTTTTTCAAATGGCCCCTTTGTCTTTGCCGATTGCGCCTCGTTAACCGAGGACGTGTTTGCACCGGAACTCTTCGGATACAAACGTGGTGCGATCAAGGGCGTTGCCAGCGCCAGACAGGGACTGCTGCGGAAGGCGGCAGGCGGGACACTTTATCTCGATGGCCTGGAGCGGCTGGGTGATACCGCGCAGGCAATGCTGTTTCGGCTGGCCGATACGGGATTTTACCGGCCGTTGGGGAGTGAGCGGGATCGGCAGATATCGGCCCGTATCATCGCGTCGGCCTCGCCGGACCTGGCGCGCGCAGTGCAGGACAATGAGTTCCTGCCTGCGCTCTATTATCTCCTACGTCAGAATGTGGCGAAGGTGCCGCCTTTGGCCGAATGCCGGGAGGATATCGCCGATATCGTCCAGTCGGTACTGGCACTTCTTCATCAGGAAGAGAAGAAAACGATCACGGTGGAACCGGCTTTATATGCCTATCTGACCGGTAGGGCTTTTCCCGGTGACCGGCGTGAATTGGAAGGTCTCACGCGGTTGGCGGCGTCGACCGTCGAAAACGGCGGGGTCCTGACCGCATCCCACTTCCGGTCCGTGGAAACCGGCACAACCCGTGATGCAGAACATTGCGAAACCATGCCGTTGCCGGAGGCGTTGGCATGGTTCGAACAAGACATGATTTCCCGGTCTCTTGCACAAGCGCATGGCAACCGGGCTATGGCAGCCGAACTTCTCGGGGTGCCGAAACGAACGTTGGCGGACAAATGCAAAAAATACGGACTTTAA
- a CDS encoding type VI secretion protein, translated as MQKIRTLIFAAAGCLVGTSAWTAETISLDPADVGKCFSETDRLDRLGCYDRLLGRPGIDDIGRPVATGGTGLTGETPPAVTFVEGFLATSATTAQGVHVTLLDRSTGEPVKVGDGVASLIDEPGGEQGDERLGRNADVYLALRNIDDARTDGALLVSCENNITRMRIKWGTPFETATVPARFLFGDTLTDEGSIKRVLRVGGQGYLLESARGLESIRLLRKMIAGSRVQISAGRGQAVRSLFFNANALRDALPMVGRHCSWKVGSA; from the coding sequence ATGCAAAAAATACGGACTTTAATATTCGCCGCCGCCGGATGTCTGGTTGGCACGAGTGCGTGGACGGCGGAAACCATTTCACTTGACCCGGCGGATGTGGGGAAATGCTTTTCTGAGACGGACCGCCTCGACCGTCTAGGCTGTTATGACCGTCTTCTGGGGCGACCGGGAATTGATGATATCGGCCGGCCAGTGGCCACCGGCGGAACCGGTCTAACCGGTGAAACACCGCCTGCGGTCACGTTTGTGGAAGGCTTTCTGGCAACTTCAGCGACCACCGCCCAAGGGGTGCATGTCACCTTGTTGGACCGCAGTACCGGGGAGCCCGTCAAGGTTGGCGACGGGGTTGCCTCCTTGATAGACGAGCCTGGTGGAGAACAGGGGGATGAGCGTCTTGGTCGCAACGCCGATGTCTATCTTGCCTTGAGGAATATAGATGACGCCCGGACTGACGGGGCGCTTCTGGTGAGTTGCGAAAACAATATCACACGGATGCGGATCAAGTGGGGAACTCCATTTGAGACGGCAACAGTTCCGGCAAGATTTCTGTTCGGCGACACACTGACTGACGAGGGCAGCATCAAGCGCGTCCTGCGTGTCGGCGGGCAGGGGTATCTGCTTGAGAGCGCTCGTGGGTTGGAGAGCATCCGCCTATTACGAAAAATGATTGCAGGGTCGCGGGTGCAAATCTCGGCTGGTCGGGGGCAGGCTGTGCGGTCGCTGTTCTTTAATGCCAATGCATTGCGCGATGCGCTGCCAATGGTGGGACGTCACTGTTCCTGGAAAGTAGGGAGCGCGTGA